The following proteins are encoded in a genomic region of Thiomonas sp. X19:
- a CDS encoding EAL domain-containing protein, with translation MGAPELVSPLFREPRRSPNLWLQDRANGHLRDAFPRAQVRWALQERRMRVAYQPILRLDDLQVVGHEALARMLTPQGATLVAESFIDAAASIGLEPRIDADITAQVMSAAARPGPFAATHGKLFMNCCSAFLAQPLYVEMLAKRHQDWLDAWPGAAQAGAPWILEITERNLDADPQHLLSTLAPLLDLGFELALDDFGSKHSAFPYLLSLPIRYLKFDKSLVQAASAELRAEQVLRRLQTMAQDLGLITIAEGVEGRELLECVRAIGIDWGQGYLWGQAQGLNASGISLVG, from the coding sequence ATGGGCGCGCCTGAGTTGGTGTCGCCGTTGTTCCGGGAACCACGCCGCTCCCCGAACCTCTGGCTGCAGGATCGCGCAAATGGTCATCTGCGTGACGCCTTTCCCCGGGCGCAGGTGCGCTGGGCGCTGCAGGAGCGCCGGATGCGGGTGGCCTATCAGCCCATCCTGCGCCTGGACGATCTGCAGGTGGTGGGGCATGAGGCGCTGGCGCGCATGCTGACGCCGCAGGGGGCGACGCTGGTCGCGGAGAGTTTCATCGACGCCGCGGCCAGCATTGGCCTGGAGCCGCGCATCGACGCCGACATCACCGCCCAGGTGATGTCGGCCGCTGCCCGGCCCGGGCCGTTCGCGGCGACGCATGGCAAGCTCTTCATGAACTGTTGCAGCGCCTTTCTGGCGCAGCCGCTGTACGTGGAGATGCTGGCCAAGCGGCATCAGGACTGGCTCGATGCGTGGCCGGGCGCGGCCCAGGCCGGAGCGCCCTGGATCCTGGAAATCACCGAGCGCAACCTCGACGCCGACCCGCAGCATTTGCTGTCCACGCTGGCCCCTTTGCTGGACTTGGGTTTCGAGCTCGCGCTGGACGATTTCGGCAGCAAGCACAGCGCCTTTCCCTACTTGCTGAGCTTGCCCATCCGCTATCTCAAGTTCGACAAATCCCTGGTGCAGGCGGCGTCGGCGGAACTGCGCGCCGAGCAGGTTTTGCGCCGTCTGCAGACCATGGCGCAAGACCTGGGACTGATCACCATCGCCGAAGGCGTCGAAGGCCGTGAGCTGCTGGAATGCGTACGCGCCATCGGCATCGACTGGGGACAGGGCTATCTCTGGGGGCAGGCGCAGGGTTTGAATGCAAGCGGCATCAGTCTTGTGGGCTAA
- a CDS encoding DUF6502 family protein, producing the protein MGRPPRLLPAAKPPAHPLPPADDVLRALGRILGPLARLLLAGGMDYTRLAAELKPLFIEQARQELLRTGQKDTDSAISLLSGVHRKDVREWRQNGLSGRIAQELSISSQVFARWVQDPLYRDRRKRPKPLPRLGAAPSFESLARSVTQDVHPYTVLTELLRLGLVQVRTLKGVEMIVPHRDGFVPPPGSRELLDLFGANLADHAAAAVGNLLGQPPRLEQSVFADGISAESAAALGELARKLWAQARSEMIAEATRRFEADQGRDDATRRVRFGSYFWAEDVLPVSPASDDMAQGEHRDET; encoded by the coding sequence ATGGGACGCCCACCTCGCCTCTTGCCTGCCGCCAAACCGCCCGCGCATCCCCTGCCGCCGGCGGACGACGTGCTGCGCGCCCTGGGGCGCATTCTGGGACCCCTGGCGCGGCTGCTCCTGGCGGGTGGCATGGACTACACGCGGCTGGCGGCCGAGCTCAAACCGCTATTCATCGAACAGGCACGCCAGGAGCTGTTGCGCACCGGGCAGAAGGACACCGACTCGGCCATCAGCCTGCTCAGCGGCGTGCATCGCAAGGATGTGCGCGAGTGGCGCCAGAACGGCTTGAGCGGGCGCATCGCGCAGGAGCTGTCGATCAGCTCGCAGGTATTCGCCCGCTGGGTGCAAGACCCGCTCTACCGCGACCGCAGGAAGCGGCCCAAGCCGCTGCCCCGTCTGGGGGCCGCGCCCTCGTTCGAATCCCTGGCACGCAGCGTCACGCAGGACGTGCATCCTTATACGGTGCTGACCGAACTGCTGCGGCTTGGGCTGGTGCAGGTGCGGACCCTCAAGGGCGTGGAGATGATCGTGCCGCACCGCGATGGCTTCGTGCCGCCGCCGGGCTCGCGCGAACTGCTGGATCTGTTCGGCGCCAACCTGGCCGACCATGCCGCCGCCGCCGTGGGCAACCTGCTCGGCCAGCCCCCGCGCCTGGAGCAGAGCGTGTTCGCCGACGGCATCAGCGCGGAGTCGGCTGCAGCGCTCGGAGAACTCGCGCGCAAACTCTGGGCCCAGGCCCGAAGTGAGATGATTGCCGAAGCCACCCGCCGTTTCGAGGCCGACCAGGGTCGCGACGATGCGACCCGCCGCGTGCGTTTTGGCAGCTATTTTTGGGCTGAGGACGTACTGCCCGTCTCACCAGCATCCGACGACATGGCCCAGGGAGAACATCGTGACGAAACCTAA
- a CDS encoding cytochrome b, translated as MQHPSVHSPTHTSRYGAVARLFHWTVVLLLVGEYSLAWLMPDIRKGTQPAGLIAWHLAIGPLILSVMLLRLGWRSAVGAPEPHPGAAWQELASKLTHGLLYALLLVLPLLGWINASTRGWSISLLGMPLPALASQGSTVGRDLGEWHSTLAYIVLGLIGLHVSAALYHHWVRKDGLLARMWG; from the coding sequence ATGCAGCATCCATCCGTGCATTCCCCGACGCACACGTCGCGCTATGGGGCCGTAGCCCGCCTGTTCCACTGGACCGTCGTGCTGCTGCTGGTTGGCGAATATTCCCTCGCTTGGCTGATGCCCGACATCCGTAAAGGCACGCAACCCGCCGGGCTGATCGCCTGGCATCTGGCCATTGGCCCGCTCATCCTGAGCGTGATGCTCCTGCGCCTCGGGTGGCGCAGCGCAGTGGGCGCCCCTGAACCGCACCCTGGCGCCGCCTGGCAAGAACTGGCGAGCAAGCTCACGCATGGTTTGCTCTATGCGCTGCTCCTGGTTTTGCCGCTTCTCGGCTGGATCAACGCCTCCACGCGGGGCTGGTCCATTAGCCTGCTCGGCATGCCGCTGCCAGCGCTGGCAAGCCAGGGTTCGACCGTAGGCCGCGACCTGGGCGAATGGCACTCCACACTGGCCTACATCGTGCTGGGGCTCATCGGCCTGCACGTGAGCGCAGCGCTCTATCACCACTGGGTTCGCAAAGACGGCCTGCTGGCCAGGATGTGGGGCTGA
- a CDS encoding DUF5666 domain-containing protein, which translates to MTKPKSFMAALGLGLAALLTLLLASCGGGSTVASSGGGVGTGGTGMSFGTVTGFGSVVVDGTPYNSASPQYFAGNDQGEATLTAATAVQLGNQLRIQLDAQGTPSMVLIEPELMGAVANLSSTGFSVNGVPVQVNTNPAAGPVTYYSGLTDYAGLSPGMQVEVHGAYGVNSNGQGYIQATLIEQLPPSNPVTRITGVISHLQAASGTFQIGTTTVQIGAATSVVPSGLSLANGQLVNVWSNVPVTASGITAGVVRIRTLQGVSGPVQVGGLVSMLSGSRFQVSGVTIDASAPALASTVQGLTLGEYVVVLGQADASTGVVTASSIRAYATQPAQVELRGTITGYVSPSNFLVRGVLVDASAPGVTFNGGSAASLGNGVFVDILGHVGSGNGNVVTASSVTVLPQAPDGGTVDYQGMVSALNTANGTFTLTWQKEGTTSTSQVTLAPNVVFSNGAAAQLINGANVEIEATNTSSGLTAYSVSFRGVGSGDGGSGGSSSTLETKGVIYNLTSTSFQVNALTIQINGVSPNSGTLANGVTVEVTFTPSGSQNLAKEISIDR; encoded by the coding sequence GTGACGAAACCTAAATCCTTCATGGCCGCGCTGGGCTTGGGCCTGGCTGCCTTGCTCACCCTGCTGCTGGCTTCCTGCGGCGGCGGCAGTACCGTGGCGTCCAGCGGGGGCGGCGTGGGCACCGGGGGCACGGGCATGTCCTTCGGCACGGTCACCGGCTTCGGCAGCGTCGTGGTGGATGGCACGCCTTACAACAGCGCCAGTCCGCAATACTTCGCCGGCAACGATCAGGGTGAAGCGACGCTCACCGCCGCCACGGCCGTGCAGCTTGGCAACCAACTGCGGATCCAGTTGGACGCCCAGGGCACGCCGAGCATGGTGCTGATCGAGCCTGAACTGATGGGGGCGGTGGCCAATCTCTCGTCCACGGGGTTCTCCGTCAACGGCGTTCCCGTCCAGGTCAATACCAATCCAGCGGCAGGTCCGGTGACCTATTACTCCGGCCTGACGGATTACGCCGGGCTGAGCCCAGGCATGCAAGTGGAAGTGCATGGCGCTTATGGCGTGAACTCGAACGGCCAGGGCTACATTCAGGCGACGCTGATCGAGCAGTTGCCCCCCTCCAACCCCGTCACGCGCATCACGGGGGTGATCAGCCATCTGCAAGCCGCCAGCGGCACCTTCCAGATCGGCACCACGACGGTTCAGATCGGCGCGGCCACCAGCGTCGTGCCTTCGGGCCTGAGTCTGGCCAACGGGCAACTGGTCAATGTCTGGAGCAATGTGCCTGTGACGGCCAGTGGCATCACGGCTGGTGTCGTTCGCATTCGCACCCTGCAAGGGGTTTCCGGGCCCGTGCAGGTGGGCGGGCTGGTCTCCATGCTGTCCGGCAGTCGCTTCCAGGTGTCGGGCGTGACGATCGATGCCAGCGCGCCGGCACTCGCATCCACCGTGCAAGGCCTCACGCTCGGTGAGTATGTGGTGGTGCTGGGCCAGGCCGATGCCAGCACCGGCGTGGTGACGGCCAGTTCCATTCGCGCCTATGCAACCCAGCCCGCTCAAGTCGAACTGCGCGGCACCATCACCGGCTATGTGAGCCCGAGCAACTTCCTCGTGCGCGGAGTGCTGGTGGATGCCTCGGCGCCGGGCGTGACCTTCAACGGCGGCAGCGCCGCGTCGCTGGGCAACGGCGTGTTCGTGGACATCCTCGGCCATGTCGGCAGCGGCAATGGCAATGTGGTGACGGCCAGCAGCGTCACCGTGCTCCCTCAAGCACCCGATGGCGGCACGGTGGACTATCAGGGCATGGTCAGCGCCCTCAACACAGCCAACGGCACGTTCACGCTGACGTGGCAGAAAGAAGGGACGACGAGCACCTCGCAGGTCACGCTCGCGCCGAATGTGGTGTTCAGCAACGGGGCAGCGGCGCAACTGATCAACGGTGCCAACGTCGAGATCGAGGCAACCAACACGAGCAGCGGCTTGACGGCGTACAGCGTGTCGTTCCGGGGCGTCGGCAGCGGTGATGGTGGTTCCGGTGGTTCCTCATCGACTCTGGAGACCAAGGGTGTGATCTACAACTTGACCTCGACCAGCTTCCAGGTCAACGCCCTGACCATCCAGATCAATGGCGTCAGTCCCAACAGCGGCACACTGGCCAATGGGGTGACGGTCGAAGTCACGTTCACGCCATCGGGCAGCCAGAATCTGGCGAAGGAAATCAGCATCGACCGTTGA
- a CDS encoding DUF1624 domain-containing protein codes for MNQATSPSFGPRRVRLGGLDTLRGLAIVWMMSFHFSFDLNWFGFIHADFYTSPWWLWQRICIVSLFLFSAGLAQSYGDARGRREAAFWKRWGQIFGCGLLVVVGSYLAFPQSFIYFGILQGVAAMLLVHHLLSRRLGAWVLLLAPLAIAAPQLWGHPLFNPPLWNWTGLITQKPITEDYVPLLPWIGVFWVGSGLGVLLQRVDFKPLAVLPSVRPLAFLGRWPLTIYMLHQPVFVGLVWLAFHLKSISI; via the coding sequence ATGAACCAGGCCACCAGCCCGAGCTTCGGCCCACGACGCGTGCGTCTGGGCGGGCTCGACACCCTGCGCGGCCTGGCCATCGTCTGGATGATGAGCTTTCATTTCAGCTTCGACCTGAACTGGTTCGGCTTCATCCACGCCGACTTCTACACCAGCCCCTGGTGGTTGTGGCAGCGCATCTGCATCGTCAGCCTGTTCCTGTTCAGCGCGGGCCTGGCGCAAAGCTATGGTGACGCACGCGGCCGGCGCGAGGCGGCGTTCTGGAAGCGCTGGGGGCAGATCTTCGGCTGTGGCCTGCTGGTGGTGGTCGGCAGCTATCTGGCGTTTCCGCAGAGCTTCATCTACTTCGGCATCCTGCAAGGCGTGGCGGCAATGCTGCTGGTGCACCACCTGCTCAGCCGCCGCCTCGGCGCCTGGGTGCTGCTGCTGGCGCCCCTTGCCATTGCCGCACCGCAACTCTGGGGCCATCCCTTGTTCAACCCGCCGCTGTGGAACTGGACCGGGCTGATCACGCAAAAGCCCATCACCGAAGACTACGTGCCGCTGCTGCCCTGGATCGGCGTGTTCTGGGTCGGCTCAGGCCTGGGGGTGTTGTTGCAGCGGGTTGATTTCAAGCCCCTGGCCGTTCTGCCCAGCGTGCGCCCGCTGGCTTTTCTGGGGCGTTGGCCACTCACCATCTACATGCTGCACCAGCCGGTTTTCGTCGGTCTGGTGTGGTTGGCTTTCCACCTGAAGTCGATATCCATCTGA